In Taeniopygia guttata chromosome Z, bTaeGut7.mat, whole genome shotgun sequence, the sequence AAATGAATCATGAACATACTCTTAAAGACTTGCAGGTggtctgttttcattttgaaatgtaaGAGTAAACTCCATTCATCTAACTACTTAGAAGTGTAGGAACTTCACATTTTGAGTGTTTTTTTGATTCAAAGTGATACCTTTTGAGCAGGCTACGTCTGTTTTTTCCTGCCTCAttgtttctctctctgcccAACAGAAACAGTATCTTTAAACTTATGGTCAAGAGGCATTTGGGGCAGAAgacaaataaagaaattatggCAAGGACACTAACTTGAAAATCTAATCCCCTTCAGAAAATAGTCTGCTTTTAAAAGAGGTGATGTTGTCACTGTATAGACTTCTACTGTAGGACCTTTTCCCTGGATCTGTGTACCAGCACAATTCTACTACTGTAAAAAATCCCTTTTACAGACAATTCTAAGGAAATTACAAAATACACCATTCATAATTGATTTCAAATTCCCTTAAAATTTACAGTTATGTAAACAGAGATGTACGGTTGGAGTAGAGCTCTTCTTTAAGaataaaattgggaaaaaaacccacaccaacaGAGATTgaagctcttaaaaaaaaaaaaagaaaaaaaaacacagaagggAAGGGTTAGCTCCCTCCTTGCTGTCACTGTTTTTATTAACTGTATAGTCTCAATCATCAGTTGGAAGAGCTACGTTTTACTCCATCCAATATTGGACTTGTAGGGTCTTGATAAAGTACAAGTTTAACAATGTGTGATTTGGCAGTGTGAGAATCTGTAGTGTAAAAAAGATATTCAGAAATGTGTATCAAGTGTGATTAAATCTGCATTGttgagataaaataaataaataaacaccaAGAGATTAAGGTAGCATGTTTTAAGAAAACAATTCACAAATACAGCCAAATACAGCTCTGACTGTGGGTGAACAAGTGGTTGAACTATTTTCTGCCACATTTTCCTGTATCTGCTTATCAAGATTTCAACCTTATAGACCTTCCTATTAAGCTAACATGACAAttaataagcaaacaaaaaccaaaacagtaaAAGGCATCACAGTTCCAAAACAGTTACTGAAGCCCTCAGAAAGAAACACTGTATTCTGGTGTTCTACCAAAGACTGCTATACAAAAACAATAGCACTcatcaaatatagtctggatCCAATAAGGTATTAGCATGATGCCATACAGGAACAAACTGGGAACAAGTTTAGCTGATACTGATAgattctcccattttttcagaaactCTGTTTCACAAGCAtttcaaacttttttcttttacctctttttttttaaattcaaatgaTTTAGAGACCAACTCAAtgcagaagttaaaaaaaaaaaaagatgattaCATGGTAGGAAACTGGTAAGAGTGATTTCTTTGAGAGATTAAGTAACAAAACCATTTGCTTAATAAAAATGTATGCCAGTTCTTTAATAAAGTGACAGATGTCTACTCTGAAATTTAGCTTTAGGACTGACCatcaaaagagagagaaacacaGAGTTAGCTAACACTTTCAACCAAGACATGCATTTGTGTCTGAAAAGTGAATATTGCACTAAGAGAAGAACCCTGAAAGCTTTCAACATTTCCTTCACTGACCTAAAAAAGTAACTAGCCATTTTCTATAAGCAGTAGCAAACCTGGCTTGGTCCACATCCCTACAAGTTGATAATACTTTATCAACAAACTGGTATTCCATTTCTGGACCAAGAGAGTCCTGCACAGGAGCACGCTTCAGGCGTTTTGTTTCTTGGGTATAACCTTGTTTGCTGCTGGATTCATTCAAACCATCAACATCCATAGCTTGTGCCACGTGACTTGTTGCAGGACTGTGGTGGGAATTACTCAGACTTTCATCACTGCTGTCCACAGATGATACCGCTGTACTCATGAGAGGAAGTTTGTTGCTTAAGTGCTGCTGAAGGTAGAATACACACCTTCTtcaaaaaaaatagaaaagaaaaaaagataaagtcATGCACTGAAAATAACTTGCTGTTGCTGCTGAACTGTTTCAATccatttcccatcccaccaGATTTCCCTCACAGACACAAAATCTGCTGTGTCTGCGCACAGTACTTGAAAGTGCTCCGTATCACCTTGGCAAATCTCCTGTTACCTAGTCAGGAACCTGCACCCAGCTAGtaaagcaaacattttctgcACCCAATCTTCTGTCGacattttgttcattttttgttgtttcaatATTTAAAGTATAAGGAGGTTTACTACTAGCATCTTGTGTCTCTTGCACAAATTATAGAGACAAGCAGAGCTTACACTGAAGATATTTAAGCCAAATCAAATTTCCCACACAATAGCTCTGATTATGCTCTTGAATATTTTCCAAAGGCTTAATACACAGCAGCTTAAAAATCCTTTATTGAGTAGTACTTCCTAAAACCAGAACAATTTGTTTGGAAATACCATGTGAAGTATCATCCACAAATCAGAAGGAAACTCTTTTGACCAAGTCCTCTTACCTATGACACCACAAGGTTTCATGCCCTGGGTAATTATCAATCAGTTCACTGCAGAGTTCCATCTCTTCATCTAAATGGTGGGGAAGATCCACGCTTTGCTCCTCTGCACACGCAGCTTCTGTCCCTGCACTCTCTTCGTCCTTCTGAAGGCTAGGATTTTGTTCATTTACCACTTGATTTTCTACCTGTATGTTTTTGTCAGTCACTGTTCTGTGTATCAAGGAACTGAGTAAGAACTGGCGGTAATGAAATCCACTATGGTCCGAGACATGCATGGATACCCAATATTTAGTGGATGAAAGTTCATCAAGGAGAACCTGAAACAAAATGCAGGGACAGTTATCAACCAGTATAAAGGAGGAACTTACCACTACTGCTTTTGTATTAAGGTAACCTCTTCTTTGGGGATTTCACGGTAGTAATGGTTTAAGAATACACAGAAAGAAGAACTATTACTGAGCCTTTTCTACTACGTGCTGAAAAGCATCTTGGCATCCctgcagaaaacaaataaaaacttctTCCAAACTGTGACAAGGCAGTTTTTCAGAAACCAACCCACAAGctgagtgggaaaaaaaaccgAAACCACTTCTGATATGAAATAAGCAGTGGTTTAAGAACTTCAAAATGGATAGcaataaatattatttagagAAGGCACAAACTACACCGCTATTAGCTTTAAGAATTTTACTTTCTACCCTGTGGATTGTGGGTGTCAGAAAGTAAGTGAGTtgcttaaaaggaaaaaaacccaaacttatTTTGCACCTTGATTTTCCAGGAGAAAATGTCAACCATAACCAACTGTAGCTCTGTTTTTAACACTTCTGGCTCCTGTGAATTGTCTCTTAATTCTGAGTGCTTTTAaactttcaaaattaatttctggaaAGCAATGCATGTTTGGCTCCCAGACAAAGCTTTTACTATGCTTTGCTTTCTCTGCTAGAGCcactggtttggtttttttcacagGCCTTAACCTCCTTCCTCACACTGCTTCTCCTCTGGAGCTTAAACTATCCAAAGAGATCAAAACTACCCTTTTCACTTACTTCTAAAGACTTTTGGAAGTTATCTTAATAATCTTATGGTATACTCTTGCTTTTAACCTCTTCTCCTAAGCTACGTATATCACTTAGCAGGACCAGGTGATTCAAACAACTTTCATAGGTAGAAGTCTTTCTTTCAGATACTGCAGCACAAAAGCCACACCTTCCCCCAAAGAAAATCATGGAAACACACAAGACTAGCTATACAGCTTTTTTGAGGGCATCCATTCTAAAATAAATTGGAGCAAATACAATGAAAACAGTGTCTTCTACCCTAGATAGTGATCATGTTTTTCTAAATCTTGCCAAAAGATTCTTCCTTTTAGAGACCAGCAAACTGAAGTGCAATATTAAATAAGAGTCCACAAACAGGGTTCTTAAGGGGGTTAAAACTCCATGTCCAAATCTGCACTTTAAACCATAAGatcagcttttcctttcttcataGAATTGAGCTTAGTAttttgaacttttgaacttCAAAATTTTCTAAGTCTATTAAGAACAACATAAGGTTGTGTGCATGAATTTTAAGACTATACGGCTACTCTCCTACCCCAGTTCTCTAACTAATTATGCACCCACCTTTTAGTAGGTATCTGAAACTCATGATCTAACCCCACTAACTGTACAGTCATGTGAAAAAGTTGAAATCGGGCTTTCCATGGCAAGTACGCCAATACCAGAATTAATATATTAGTTTCAAACAATCTATTCTTGACAAATCCTTGATTTATGTTCATGAACAATTTTAAATACTACATAAACTTGCTAATGCCATTCAAATTCTGCAGCTAGAACAAACTGAAACTTCTATATTGAAAGAAGATAATATTTTTGACTGTCTAGtgtaagaaagaagaaacatcTATATCCTTTGATTAATTTTCCTACTGAGCCAAAACTTTCTTCTCTAGCATTTAAATCTTTTTCCCAGAGCTTGAGCTGAGATTCAGTCTGCAGTAGCATTAGGATTATCaaatcaaagggaaaagaataaCCAAAATCCTATTACCCAGTCCACCTCCTGAAATCCTTCAAAGCAGGTTGACAGCTTTGTTAATAATAAACTCATTTTGACAAGTAATATTTAAATGATAATACAACATACAATTAATGTTTCTGGGCCTCTGCTTCCTTGTACACTTCAAACTATAGGCAAAGTTTGTATTACAGCAGAAATACAGCCCTAATTAATACAAGTACTCCTTAATTTCAGGCAACCTTGCAAGAACTAAATGGCCATAGAATCAGTGACTGTTTTATCTGTGAATTTTTCAGCATGGTTTCAGTCTTGCATCTTGTTGATATTTATCATACTTTTCAGGTATTTAAATATAGAAATTGCTGAAGGTGTTACATGAGACAtcaacaaagcaaaaaacctccaaagaatggaaaagccaaggcaaagctggacaggacttggCAAGAGGTGCAAAAAATAACAAGATGGGACTGTTTAAGTACACAGGTCACAAAAAAAGACCGAGAGTGTATGCTCCCTAATAAACAAGAACTAAAGGCAATTGACATGGAAAAGGACGAAATACTGAGTTTGTTGTCTCAGTCTTCACTGGCAATCAGGCCTCCCTCCCACTTCTCTCTAGTCCCTGATCCTCTAGACTCTTGTGCGGGAAGCTAACTCCCTCCCACTATAAGCAAAGAGCAGGTTCAGAACCACTTGAGAAAGCTGAACAGCCACAAGTCTATGGCATCTGAAGGTCCACGTTACAGAGTTCTGAGACAACTGGCTCATGCTGCCAAACCACTGTCCACTGTCCCTGAAGTCATGGTAGTAAGGGGAAGTCCCCAGtgactggaaaaagggaaacacTGCTCTCATTTCTAAAATtggagaaaagaggagaaaaaggaagaccCAGGGAACTGGAGACCAGTAAGCCCCACCTCTGTGGCTGGCAAGATCATGGTGCAGATCCTTCCAGAAGACATGTTAAGGCACCTACGAGACAAGGAGGTGACACAAGACAGCCAGCAATCCTGCCTGACCCATCTGGTGGCCTTCTATGACAGAGTGACAGCAGTGGTCAACAAGAGAAGACTAACAGATGTCATCAATCTAGATGTGGAAGGCATTCAATATGGTTTCCACATGACATCTTTATCTCCAAATTTGGGACAGATGGAAGGTCCATAAAGTGGGtaaggaactggctggatggaTGTAGCCAGAGAGGAGTGGTCCACAGATCTATGTCTAGGCGGAGACTGGTGATGAGCCCCTCAGGACTCTGTCTTGGGACTGCTCCACTGTCCCCTCCATTAAGTATtcaaggctgggctggatgggctcctgagcaacctggtctaatgaGTGGCATTCTTACAAATTGCAAGGtggttggaatgagatggagATCCCACCCAagccaaatcattctgtgattctatgaaccTGAATATTTTTGTGAAAATCTGTAATGCCTGCTTTTCCCTTGTTCTCCttcttatttgcttttttaCTTGCATCATATCTCACAAATAATCACTGTATAATTTGACCTCTTAAAGTTACCTAGTTTTATCACGAGTTTCTCGCTGTCTTTTACATTCTACACTTTTTCCTAATCTTCCTGTATCCCAAACAGCTTCTACTAGGCCCTCTGATGAGGTGCATTGGTGGTGTCCTAAAAAAATCTAGAGCTAACACAGACACTTCCCAACAGGTTTAACACATTGGTGGAGGAACAACACTACCAGTGAAATTTTGCCAGAGGTAACAGAAACCAGATGGACAACTCTAGACAAAAGTATCACTTCCATAATCTTCATTCCAAAAAAAGTAGATCAGCAGGGGAAGTGAGATGGCAGACAAAGTAAACAGACTTTAGAATGTTCAAACAAATTTAAAACGCTACATTCACAGGCATGTTTGTCATTTGTCACAAAAAGCACTCACAACTGATAATGAATAAACTCACCACAATAATTCAAGTTCTGCAAAGAGTTATTTCTATtataatgtaattatttttctttctttaaatcgGTACGGAATAGCAAGTACAAAAAGCACTCAAGGTGTAATCCTGATCCTCAAACTACTGTTACCAGTATAATGAACACAGAGATGTTTAGAACTTGTTTTAAGGCATAAAATGACTTGAATTTTCTTTAATAGTGCTAACTCCCTTCACCTTTTAATAAGTTCTTGAAGATATCAAAGTTCCTGTTTTCTGTTAATATAGACTTCTAACACTAACTTCTAACCTCCAATCTATATGAATCCAGAAATTCTTCTGAGTTTTCTGAAAACTACCTTTTCATATAAACTTCCTAGGCAGATGAGTCCAAATTTTGCCGTGTCTCTGCAACACGTAAAACAAGACATAAAAATAACGGCTATGTTGACTCAACAGTGTCCAGTAAATTCCTCCCTTGCAACCTTATGTGGAAAATGCAGAAGCTGCTTTAAAAGTGAGTGGTATGTCACTCCTAATACTCACAAAGAATTCACCTAACCACTCAGAAAACATGGTATTACAAAACTGCCTATATAATTTTAGATCACATCACATTAACTAATTTAATTTGCTGCTGGTCTTGATGTTAGACACAAAACATTCAACACTGCATAAAGTGTTCCTGCTGTCCCTGAAATGGTTTAATCAGCTCCCAGTGTAAATACTGTCAAAAAATACTGCTGAAACTGAAGAAATTAGTTACAAGCACTACTATGCTTTCTCCAAAATCCCTTCTGTCTTTACTTGGTCCTTCAAAATTCTGAGTTAAGGGCACCGAAACATTGATATTACATTATCAAAATAATATCTGTTATGTATTACCTTTTTCCTCTACTATGAATTTCAAGACTAGTGCTGGAAGAATTACTTAAGAGTTGCCCATTCCTTATTTTGGCTCACATAGTCCCATCTGTACTCTTCCCACACATATATTAGCACCAAGTACtaagagagaaacagaactTTGTATGCAggcaagaaaaatgcaaaatatactCACTGCAAGATTTTGCCCCTTTCTTAAAACATTCTTAGCTACCTGTGATACTCTTCATTCATGTTATACAATCTTCTTTTCAAACCAGTATTAGAGcttttttgagaagaaaatttaaGAATTTATTCACTATTGTATTATACCTTGACAGTGAGTTTTGCCAAATGTTGTAAAACCCAGATGCGATGGGACCAGGCATTGTAGTTGCTTGGATATCTCCCAGCAGCTTCAGAGCAGACATTCATTTCCTCCTGCACTAGTCGGTGAATCCTCTCCACAGGTACTGCTCCCAAGTTTCCTTTAGTTGCAAGACTGGGCAAGGAGCTTTCCTGAATTAGTTGTTGCAGCACCCATCGTCTGGTTAAACGATGTAAAGCATTAATGGCGAGAGAGCAGTTATAAGAGAAAAAGATGGCTTTTCATGTGCATAAATCAAACCTTTCCAATAGTTCTATTCTATGAACTACTCTGTAGCTAGGTAATGAGTGAGTAGCAAACAACCATCTGAACACTTGCTATGCTACAAACTATGGCACAATGATTGCACTCCCAAAATACCTGCATCAGTTTGCTCACTCTAAGTGATCATGGCTACTTACAgcattataaaataaaacagagggAAACAACAAATTTATGAAAAAGTGCAAGCAGCATGTGCATGAAATTTTTAACGTGCTCCTCTAAAGTCTTGCATAGCACTAAAAGTGAAACAGCCAAAGCGAGATAGAAAGAAGTAAtttgataaaaaaataattctgctcAGTATCTTTTACATCTGACAGTACCGTACACACACCACAATTCAAACTGGTTTCTGTACACCACCAGCAGTAGCAAAGTCCAAAAGGCTTGTGGTTTCAAGGGCTATAGgtataaacaaaacaaatatttctactGATGAATTACGTATATTTGATTTCATGTGTCTGAAATAAGCACAGATGCCTAGATGttctggttttttattttactttggaCAAAATTTTAGTAGTATTTTTAGAGGTAATCTCAATGCTGCATCTGCAGCCCCAACACAAAAGGGTTCTACAAAAATAGATTACACGTGTGTAAATTTCCACAGAACAGCCCATGTCAATGGAATTGCTATGGTCCAATGTGGAATGCTCTGGAGAGACTGACATCCTCTGGTGCAACACGGAGGTTGTCCTGCTTTGTACTGGTTCACATTGGTTCCAAAACCAATGAATTGATACTTTCAAAGGTGTCAAGATTTCTTTTAACTccaagttaaaataaataaatcaataaaataaaagtaataaattaaCTTTTCTGAAACAGAGACTTCTATTTTGCAAGCCATATGTAAAATTAGATATctacatatatatttacatatatataaacaGATAGTTAAccacatatttaaaaaaaattgttaactCATCTGCCTTTTCTCTCATTTGAAGACATGCATAATATGCTTGATCACTCGTGGATTTTATCTACATTGTATCTTTTTCACTCAGTTATCAAAAAAGTACAAAGTATTGGAAGACAATATTAAAGACAATTCGTAAGAATGCAATTTTAAACTGACTGTGTTTCTCAGAAGAAAGTTACAAGCAGTGTATGAACACTTTCCTTCTATACACTGTTTGTTCTAAATAAAGATGTACAGCTATGCAAACCATACTTTGACTGTTGTGTAACAGTATTTTATGAAATGTGATAATTCTGAAGACTTaactttgaatttttaaaagtgccTTTGATCTAAACATAACgttttgtattttttacttcAGTCCACAGCTATGCAAGAAATGGAAAACTAAAAAAGTCTAGGTAAAAAAACTCAATAAGCACAGTCACTCTTTTAACAAAATATATGTATTATTTCATTAACATCATTATCTGAGTAAAACCatgaagacaaaatatttcaactctgtaattatttcagtttcttaAAATGATTTTGCTTTATAAACCAAGGAAATATGATAAATTACATGTGCAGGGGAGAGtgaaaaaatacagactttATGGTCTCTGTGACTACAGCATCAAAAAACCTACAAAATTAAATTCGAGTTGCTTTCTAGACAGTTCAATCACAACCtcagaatatttaaaatctatttctgGAACCCGTTGAATACCATGGTATTATTTGGTTTTTATGCAAAATTTCCTGCATTAGTTTTACTCCAATTAAATTGGAGTCACTTTTACTTTTGCATGTTGCTACTGCTCATACAATTCCTGGAATGactacaaacaaacaaacaaaggatTGTTAAGTGACAACTGCACAATCAATAGATATACTGACTGTATATGCACATGCACAAGATATAGCTGAACTCCCAAAATATACAGCAGGAGGTCATGTGACAAAATGAATCACAGGTATTTGGCATCTTCAGTGAGTGTATCTCCCATACAtaagaaaaaagcaatttggtttttgaatttgaattttattcATAGCCCTATTATAGATTTTTGCATCTTCTGAGATTTAATACCATGGAGGAATAGGAAACCCAAAATTAATCATTATGCTGATGCAGAGAAGTATTTTTGCAAATCTTATTTTCTAACATGTATGAATTATGGTCAGCATATCCAAATCCAAGCCAAACATTTGTGCAATCACCCTCAAATACAGTTTTCTGATGTAGGCaagtaagagaaagaaaaacaaatcatgACACTATCAAAATACTCCTAATTTAAATTTGCATGGAAATTATACacataattttatattatttctaaaatgtaaataaatataaagaaCCTAATATTCTGACTTATTTGATAAAAACATATTGATCATCATAATGATATTGATGGTACCAGGTTCAGAAGTATtaacatgtttaaaaaaattcttatttttctggTGTTAGCTACCATGTAGAAAAGGTAAACTATGAAAAACTGcaagattttttcccccattgtAACTACATACTTTGGCTTCAAAGCTATCAAGAAGCACAAATCTGTAGCATGAGGATGATGAAAAGAAATTGAACATCAAAATTAAAAGTCAATGCCGCAGAAAATCCTTGTTGTTGCTGTATCAATGAAACACTTTGGAATATTCCAGGCATTGCTTACTAGGTTTACCTTGAGACTTTTAAGCTTGTGCATGCACTGACAAACAAGAGTTTACCAACAACTTTCATTTCCAAAAATTCTCATGTAGTCAGTAAGTTTTGTCGTGTTCTTTATAGAGTATGGAGTCCCTAATGCATTATCAACTTTAACACGTCCAGCATTAGGGCAGCTGTAAACACAAACACTGCAAACTGCTTCGTAATATGTTACA encodes:
- the PTAR1 gene encoding protein prenyltransferase alpha subunit repeat-containing protein 1 isoform X2, whose amino-acid sequence is MAESAEEVAVLVQRVVKDIRNAFQRNPHIDEIGLIPCPEARYNRSPIVLVQNKLGVESWCVKFLLPYVHNKLLLYRQRKQWLNKDELTDITCTLLLLNPDFTTAWNVRKELILSGTLNPLKDLHLGKLALTKFPKSPETWIHRRWVLQQLIQESSLPSLATKGNLGAVPVERIHRLVQEEMNVCSEAAGRYPSNYNAWSHRIWVLQHLAKLTVKVLLDELSSTKYWVSMHVSDHSGFHYRQFLLSSLIHRTVTDKNIQVENQVVNEQNPSLQKDEESAGTEAACAEEQSVDLPHHLDEEMELCSELIDNYPGHETLWCHRCVFYLQQHLSNKLPLMSTAVSSVDSSDESLSNSHHSPATSHVAQAMDVDGLNESSSKQGYTQETKRLKRAPVQDSLGPEMEYQFVDKVLSTCRDVDQARFATAYRKWLVTFLGQ
- the PTAR1 gene encoding protein prenyltransferase alpha subunit repeat-containing protein 1 isoform X1 — its product is MAESAEEVAVLVQRVVKDIRNAFQRNPHIDEIGLIPCPEARYNRSPIVLVQNKLGVESWCVKFLLPYVHNKLLLYRQRKQWLNKDELTDITCTLLLLNPDFTTAWNVRKELILSGTLNPLKDLHLGKLALTKFPKSPETWIHRRWVLQQLIQESSLPSLATKGNLGAVPVERIHRLVQEEMNVCSEAAGRYPSNYNAWSHRIWVLQHLAKLTVKVLLDELSSTKYWVSMHVSDHSGFHYRQFLLSSLIHRTVTDKNIQVENQVVNEQNPSLQKDEESAGTEAACAEEQSVDLPHHLDEEMELCSELIDNYPGHETLWCHRRCVFYLQQHLSNKLPLMSTAVSSVDSSDESLSNSHHSPATSHVAQAMDVDGLNESSSKQGYTQETKRLKRAPVQDSLGPEMEYQFVDKVLSTCRDVDQARFATAYRKWLVTFLGQ